Proteins encoded in a region of the Coleofasciculaceae cyanobacterium genome:
- a CDS encoding HPP family protein — protein sequence MLLKKNFYRKYVNQSVLRRWRRRFYTLEKSRKHQPKFSWQYIGLSYIGSFIGIAVLAYLSVYSSYPLIAAPFGATAVLVFGVPDSPLAQPRNVIGGNVIGALTCVFLVHLFGTAPWVMALAVATTIKLMQLTRTVHPPAGAVSLIGVLSNANWNFILTPALAGSIVIVLVTLIFSNLVPGRPYPKHWL from the coding sequence ATGCTTTTAAAAAAAAACTTCTATCGAAAATATGTTAACCAGTCTGTTTTGAGGCGTTGGCGGCGTAGATTTTATACTCTGGAAAAGAGCCGAAAACATCAGCCAAAATTTTCCTGGCAATACATTGGACTTTCTTATATTGGTAGTTTTATCGGGATAGCAGTTTTAGCTTATCTTTCAGTTTATAGTTCTTATCCTTTAATTGCCGCACCTTTTGGAGCAACTGCGGTATTGGTTTTTGGGGTTCCCGACAGTCCCCTAGCTCAACCACGCAACGTTATTGGGGGTAATGTAATAGGTGCATTGACTTGCGTATTTTTAGTACATTTATTTGGTACAGCCCCGTGGGTTATGGCTCTAGCAGTAGCCACCACCATTAAATTAATGCAATTAACCAGAACAGTGCATCCTCCAGCGGGAGCAGTCTCTTTAATCGGAGTTTTGAGTAATGCAAATTGGAACTTTATTTTGACTCCAGCTTTGGCAGGATCGATTGTTATCGTTTTGGTTACTTTAATCTTTAGTAATTTAGTTCCTGGCAGACCTTATCCCAAACACTGGTTGTAA
- a CDS encoding DUF3303 family protein, translating to MIVERFRDGDMLPIYQRLRDEGRMFPEGLKYIDSWVEPNFSRCFQLMECDDLRLVQEWILKWRGLGVTFEIVPVVSSQETQKVFEPLLDY from the coding sequence ATGATTGTTGAACGGTTTAGAGATGGTGATATGCTGCCAATTTACCAGCGACTTCGAGACGAAGGCAGAATGTTTCCTGAAGGTCTTAAATACATCGATAGTTGGGTAGAGCCAAATTTCAGTAGATGCTTTCAGCTTATGGAGTGTGACGATCTGCGTTTAGTGCAAGAGTGGATTTTAAAGTGGCGTGGTTTAGGAGTAACTTTTGAAATTGTTCCCGTAGTTAGTAGTCAAGAAACGCAAAAAGTGTTCGAGCCTTTGCTTGACTACTGA
- a CDS encoding DUF6335 family protein, whose translation MNTGEEKFAQTEPLTEENETNKSDQETGLEMNDVDKLGQEAGLEMSDREQLDLKGKLEERDDSRLDLDNASQTLADS comes from the coding sequence ATGAATACAGGCGAAGAAAAGTTCGCTCAAACTGAGCCACTTACCGAAGAGAATGAGACCAATAAATCAGATCAAGAAACTGGTTTAGAAATGAACGATGTCGATAAGCTCGGTCAAGAAGCTGGTTTAGAAATGAGCGATCGCGAACAACTAGACTTAAAAGGAAAATTAGAAGAGCGCGATGATAGTCGATTGGACTTAGACAATGCTAGCCAAACCCTAGCTGATTCTTAA
- a CDS encoding DUF2993 domain-containing protein: MSSPDIGKQAISKAAEVGLKSQLDQAEELDVDIQTNPLDLIQGDIEAVSVSGKGLVMQKELRAEKLRIETSSINIDPIKAALGNIELNHPTDARMLVVLKEEDIQRAFDSEYVKNKLQNLKINYQGETTTAKVNHVTFTLPESGKVKLAADLDLVDKEQTEKISFTAVPEVSSAGNSVCLKSVEYLEEAEYNQNVAKAIIDSTEEILDLRNFELDEMSLKVRKLDVQAGKLTIEADAQIENFPDTP, translated from the coding sequence ATGAGTTCACCAGACATAGGCAAACAAGCAATTAGTAAGGCAGCAGAAGTTGGTTTAAAATCTCAATTAGATCAAGCTGAAGAATTGGATGTTGATATTCAGACTAATCCCTTAGACCTAATCCAGGGAGACATAGAAGCGGTCAGCGTTTCAGGTAAAGGTTTAGTAATGCAGAAGGAGCTAAGAGCAGAAAAGCTGCGTATAGAAACTAGTAGCATTAATATTGACCCGATTAAAGCTGCTTTAGGCAATATCGAGCTAAATCATCCTACCGATGCCAGAATGCTAGTGGTTTTAAAAGAAGAAGATATACAAAGAGCTTTTGACTCTGAATATGTCAAAAATAAACTACAAAATCTGAAAATCAATTATCAAGGAGAAACAACCACTGCTAAAGTTAATCACGTAACATTTACTCTCCCAGAAAGCGGCAAAGTAAAACTAGCAGCAGATCTTGATTTAGTCGACAAAGAGCAAACCGAGAAGATTAGTTTTACTGCTGTTCCTGAAGTTAGTTCTGCTGGTAATAGCGTCTGTTTAAAATCGGTAGAATATTTAGAAGAGGCAGAATACAACCAAAATGTAGCCAAGGCAATTATTGACAGTACAGAAGAGATACTGGACTTACGCAATTTTGAATTAGATGAAATGTCCTTGAAGGTTCGTAAATTAGACGTGCAAGCGGGCAAATTGACTATCGAAGCAGATGCACAAATTGAGAATTTTCCTGATACTCCATAA
- a CDS encoding L-threonylcarbamoyladenylate synthase → MNGQVVQLNRNLIPEIKSRLKAGEVIILPTDTVYALVANGKDIEAVTRLRQIKAFSSPQPLAVFTRQEKAEEVVVVNQVALQMMNHFPYPVTMIMRAKSTLSEAVTNKFKNVFVTCPDRFIYDLIMEIPFAIVGAASFAGIQVTNADLASKFFGDKVSLIVDGGKSKHGRSRTLVDFTVEVPTIMTYGTVSVDDLRPLIPQIVLPSHMMK, encoded by the coding sequence ATGAATGGTCAAGTTGTTCAACTCAATCGGAATTTAATACCCGAAATTAAGAGTCGCCTAAAAGCTGGCGAAGTCATCATTCTTCCTACAGATACTGTTTATGCTTTAGTTGCTAATGGCAAAGATATAGAGGCTGTCACTCGACTCAGACAAATTAAAGCGTTTTCGTCACCGCAACCTCTAGCTGTATTTACCCGCCAAGAAAAAGCAGAGGAAGTGGTAGTAGTTAATCAAGTCGCTTTACAAATGATGAATCATTTTCCCTATCCCGTGACGATGATTATGCGCGCCAAATCTACTTTGTCCGAGGCGGTAACAAACAAATTTAAAAATGTTTTTGTCACCTGTCCAGATCGATTTATTTACGATCTCATCATGGAAATACCTTTTGCAATTGTCGGTGCTGCTTCTTTTGCTGGCATTCAAGTAACCAATGCAGATCTAGCTTCCAAGTTTTTTGGCGATAAAGTTTCTTTGATTGTCGATGGTGGCAAGAGTAAACACGGTAGGAGTCGAACTTTAGTGGATTTCACAGTGGAAGTACCAACTATTATGACCTATGGGACAGTTTCTGTAGACGATCTTAGACCTTTAATTCCTCAAATCGTTCTTCCTTCCCACATGATGAAATAG
- a CDS encoding rhodanese-like domain-containing protein, which yields MSEQKAEANAISEFKEKVVEKVLPTPPEATPKSSAQALKERLQWGEPGLTILDARDREAFLEERITGAMLISDLNGLEENRELYVYANTDQEAAEAAENLRQQGFESVSQLQGGLAGWKAVQGPTEGRAS from the coding sequence ATGTCTGAACAAAAAGCAGAAGCCAATGCCATCTCTGAATTCAAAGAAAAGGTAGTAGAGAAAGTACTTCCAACTCCTCCCGAAGCTACTCCCAAATCCAGCGCCCAAGCATTAAAAGAACGTCTTCAGTGGGGAGAACCTGGATTAACTATCCTTGATGCACGCGATCGCGAAGCTTTTTTGGAAGAGCGGATTACAGGAGCAATGTTGATTTCCGACCTGAACGGTCTTGAAGAAAATCGCGAACTTTATGTTTACGCTAATACCGATCAAGAAGCAGCAGAAGCAGCAGAAAATTTGCGCCAACAAGGATTTGAAAGTGTATCGCAACTTCAAGGCGGTTTAGCTGGCTGGAAGGCTGTTCAAGGTCCAACAGAAGGTAGAGCTTCATAA